TTGTTTTGCTattatgtgaaatttaaaattgctgtctaaaatatttattcacaggTATATAATAGTAAATATAACCTCTATATAGCAGTTATGTATAATAAAAACAGCTTTTATTCTATTCTTACACAAGATATTTTTAGCTAACCACCACgagtatgaaaaataaattccaaccacAATTTACCTTGTCCTAAGAGCAAGCCAAGCAGCTTCAATGTCTGCATAGAGGTTCTTCTCTGTGGGTTTCCCGGAACTGGCACCATATCCAGAATAATCATATGAGAATATATTACAATTAATCCGTGATCCTAGTCCTATGTAAAAGCTGCTCATTTGACCAAGATCAACAGCATTTCCATGTGAGAAGAGTAAAGTGTATTTCGCATTGGGTGAACAACGTACAAACATACAAGCAATTCTGTTGCCTTTACTGGTTCTAGTCATGAAACACTCAATAGCATCTTTTTCTCTAGAAGAATACTGCCAGTCTGCTCGTTCAGACAGATGTAAAGTCCAACGGCTTCCGCTTTCATCACACATCAGTGTGTAAGTTGGATCAGGTGGCAAAAACGCTAATTTTGAAGCAATCTTCCCTGGACAAGGTGGACAGCAGAAGAGGCAACATAGCTCACTAAATGAAAGATTATTCAtgctctgaaaaagaaaaggagatagcaaatattttaataactgaatGTAGACTcatataataaaaagttaaaacacaGACATGGGTAAATTTTATTGGTGGTTAATGACTATTACTATTTTAGGTATGATTCCAAACAgatttttggcttcttttttttttttttgagacggagtttcactcttgttgcccaggctggagtgcaatggcgcgatctcagctcaccacaacctccgcctcccgggttcaagtgatcctcccgcctcagcctcctaagtagctgggattacaggcatgcgccaccacacccggttaattttgtatttttagtagagatggggtttctccatgttgatcagattggtctcgaactcctgacctcagatgattcacccacctcggcctcccaaagtgctgggattacaggagtaagccaccacgcccggcctttggCTTCCTTCTAGAAGTACTTTAAATCCTGGGGTGAGGCAAATATTCCTGACCAGCAGACAGACTCAAATCCTATATGACAGGTTTCAAATAGCACtgattattatctcatttaacaaaaatgtcaaaaatgatAAAGGTAATATTTGCCATTTCTTTACAACTAACCTGAAGGTATGAAATATCTTTAGTGTAGTCTGTAATTTCTATGTAACTCAGCAAAAGTTCTTAGAACCTCATGGAGAAGCTAGGAATTTAGCATAAAGTGAATACATACTAATAGCATTTATGAAGCTATTTGTCAGGCATTGTGCCAAGTGCTCTATGTGTGTTACTTGGTTTAATTCTCAGAACAACTGTGTAAGTTGTTGTGAGAAAGGAAACTTGCACAAGATGAGgcagtggtggagccaggatttgactCCAGGCTGTCACTACACTATGTTACTGGGCTACACTGCCTCACAGATTCAGAACACGCTCAGAAGACTATCACTTTGGTCACAGTGCCAATGGCCCAAATAACCTATAGAACATTaaagtgtatgtatgtatgcatgcatgtatgtatgtaattACTGCCCAAACTAAAAAGGCTATAATATAAAGTTTATTGTGGAAAAAAGGTAAAATCTACTAAAGGTAAACTTTTCTAAATGTTTGGAAGAGAAAGAGTACAAGGTTTAAAGTTAGGAAGCTGGGGTAAAATCCTAACTCTACCACTTACCGTTTACCAGCTGTATGTCCTTGGGCAAACTATCTCTTTGACTCTCATTTTCTTCATAAGTAAACAAGGCCAATACCTACACTGAAGGACCTGGTTGTGAATATCAAATGTTGGTGTAGTGAAGGCCCATCATACAACATACGGTGAGTGATGGCCATATCATTGTCACACTTTAACTTAGGgacaaaaataaagtaatactTGTTAGTTCTATCAGTATTTCCTTCCATCTTGTCCTTTTTCAAATTCCTGTCTCTTTTTAGCAAAATTAGGCCATTGCTTAGTTCCAGAGAAAAGGCATTTAAAACCAACACCTTACAGGTTTGGTGGCATCcaattttctccaaaaaaaaaaaaaaaaaatctaaatataagaATAGGGGGAAAAAAGTACCCTATTACAccaaaaatgggaagaaaacaacTCAACAGAGTGACTAAATGGTTGAGAATATGTAGGGGAAAAAAATGCCCTTTTCACTCAATACAGAATCAAATATATCCTATAATGCTCAGTATAAATGTGTTTATAAGAAGCAGCAGAAAAAAGcacaggaagagagaaacaagGGTAGGTATAACATAAAAGACTTCAAAAGGTGAGGGAAGGGCAGAAAAACATCTTGGATATTAGGAAATGCTTTAATTGCTTTCtacctttattcctttttagCCTTCAAAATACAGCCTGAATAAGTTAATGGCGTACTCTGGTTGGAACAAGAAATAGGACAGAAATAACAACTAAGTGTCATCTGCTAACTTTAACTGAGGGCTTCCTGAAGTGTTGTGCTGAGAATG
This genomic window from Pan paniscus chromosome 11, NHGRI_mPanPan1-v2.0_pri, whole genome shotgun sequence contains:
- the ABHD17B gene encoding alpha/beta hydrolase domain-containing protein 17B isoform X2, with the protein product MNNLSFSELCCLFCCPPCPGKIASKLAFLPPDPTYTLMCDESGSRWTLHLSERADWQYSSREKDAIECFMTRTSKGNRIACMFVRCSPNAKYTLLFSHGNAVDLGQMSSFYIGLGSRINCNIFSYDYSGYGASSGKPTEKNLYADIEAAWLALRTRYGIRPENVIIYGQSIGTVPSVDLAARYESAAVILHSPLTSGMRVAFPDTKKTYCFDAFPNIDKISKITSPVLIIHGTEDEVIDFSHGLALFERCQRPVEPLWVEGAGHNDVELYGQYLERLKQFVSQELVNL
- the ABHD17B gene encoding alpha/beta hydrolase domain-containing protein 17B isoform X1 yields the protein MSMNNLSFSELCCLFCCPPCPGKIASKLAFLPPDPTYTLMCDESGSRWTLHLSERADWQYSSREKDAIECFMTRTSKGNRIACMFVRCSPNAKYTLLFSHGNAVDLGQMSSFYIGLGSRINCNIFSYDYSGYGASSGKPTEKNLYADIEAAWLALRTRYGIRPENVIIYGQSIGTVPSVDLAARYESAAVILHSPLTSGMRVAFPDTKKTYCFDAFPNIDKISKITSPVLIIHGTEDEVIDFSHGLALFERCQRPVEPLWVEGAGHNDVELYGQYLERLKQFVSQELVNL